The region GGCGGGCACTCCCGCCTCCATGAATATCTTCATCAGATACCAGCTTGAAAGCAGCGACGCGGTCGCGGGCTTCCAGACGACGGTGTTGCCCATGATGACGGGAGCCATCGGGAGATTCGCGGCGATCGCCGTGAAGTTGAACGGCGTTATCGCGTAGACGAAGCCCTCGAGCGGCCTATACTCGACGGAATTCAGCACGCCTTCCTCGATGCCTGGCTGCTCGCCGTAAAGCTCGTCCATCGCGTACGGAGTGAAACGGAAATAGTCTATCGTCTCGCTCGCCGCCTCGATCTCCGCCTGCCAGACGGTCTTGCTCTGACCGAGCATCGTCGCGGCGTTCAGCAGATAGCGGTACTTCTTGTCGATGAGCTCGGCTATCTTCAGCGAAAGCGCCGCGCGCTCCGTCCAAGGCGTGTTTCCCCACGCGCCGTGCGCCGCCGTCGCGGCCTCTATCGCGCGCTCCATATCCTTGGCGCCCGCCTTGTGGTAGACGGCGAGCGTGTGCGCGTGGTCGTGCGGCATGACCGCCTTCCCCGTATCGCCTGTATAAACCGGTTCGCCGCCTATGATGAGCGGAATTTCCGCCGTCTCGGACTCTACCTGCTTTATCGCCTCGCGCAGAAGCGCGCGCTCCGGGCTTCCCGGCGCGTAGGTCATAGAGGGTTCGTTCTCCGGTCTTTTGAATCTGAAAATCGCGTTGTTCATTATTGCGCCTCCCTGTAAATATATGCAACAATATTGCAAAAGCGATATTATCATTATACGGCGAGGCCGGGCAAGAGAATGAAAATAAGCATAAAAAGTTCATAGTGAAGTTATCTGGGGAAAAATAAACAAAACAGCCGCGTTTCGTTCAACGGGTGCGCAGCCGCCGTTTTCTTGCGCGGCGTCGATTTGACCGCTGCGTGGGCGAACTCCGTACCGTATCATCAATGTGCCGGTTGAATATGTTTGTTTTATCTCAACGGGAAAGAGAGGATGGCGTTTATATGGAAAAATTTTCCCTGCCGCGCGTTTTAAGACGTGTTTTATAATGCCGGCGCTCGGACGTGAGACTCAGCCGACTTGCGGCTGACGGGCGTCGGAATTTGATGTTTTTATCGCGTGGCCAGAGAGCCGTGGCTTCCGCCGCGGCGCGCTAAATCCCCAGCGCCGCCATGCAGGCGGTCATCGCTATGATGCTCAGCACGATGGAGACGGAGCCGGCGAAGCCGGACATTCCCGTGTCGCCGCCGCACTTTTCGGTGAAAATCGGGCACAGCGCCGAAACGGGGGAGAAGGCGACGACCGCTAGCACCTGGCGTGTTACGAGCGGGAACGGCGTGTAGAAGTAGAACAGCAGCGCGAGCGCGGCGGATACCGCGTAGCGCAGCGCGAGCGTCGAAAAAACCGTGCGCAGCTCGCCGCCGTCAGTTTTTATCTCGATCATCAGGCCAATCATGAACATCGCGGCGAAGGAGTTCGCGGCTCCGATCGGCGTCGCGAGCGTCACTATCCAGCCCGGCACCGCGCCTATGACCGTCACCCAGATTATCGAGACGAGGTAGACGACGAACGGCACCGTTGAAAACACGCGCCGCAGAAGCTCTCGCGCCGACGGACGCCCCGCGCTGCCGATCGAGGGCAGCGACGAGACTATCGCGTAGGTCCCGCCGCAGGCGAAGAGCGAGTTTCCCATATCGAACATACAGGTGACGAGAATGCCGTACGGCCCGAGCGCGCTGCCGATGTACGGCAGGGTGAAGGTCCCTATCTGATAGCCCGGCATAGCGAGCATGTGGAAGATCTTCTCGTTGCGCGGCGAGCGTACGGAGAGGAACCACGAGACGGCGAGCACGACGGCGTTGCAGACGGCTCCGAGCGCGATAACGGCGAAAAGCGAAAAATCCCGCGTGTAGCTGCCGAAGCCCGTGATGATGGCGGCGGGCAGAGTGATGTTCAGACATATCTTCGCCACGGCGTCCGCGTCGCTCTTCGAGAAAAATCCCGCACGCTTCATCGCGTAGCCCATAAGTATTATAAAAACGGACGCGGCGGCCCGTTCAAGCGGAGTTCCCATTCCGCCATCTCCTTCCGCAGCAGCAAATATTTACCCGCGCGGCGCGCATTCTCCGCGCCGGTGAAATATTATATACCATCGCGGCCTTCGGCGCGAACGCCGGCGCTTAACGGCCGCGCCGCATGCGCCGGAGCGTCACGAAAATTTTCCGCGCGCCGCGCCGGGCGCGCCAACGCGTATCGTCGTCCCCCGCCCGCTCAGACGGGAATATTACGCCGCGCCGGGGCGCGCGGGGGGCTGAGTCCCTCGTTTTCGCCCCGCCGGTCAAATGCGCGCCGTCCGCGCAAGTCCGCAAGAAATGCGCGGCATGGGAACGTCTCCGCTTGTGCGCGGGGGCGTTCTCAACGTCATCGTCTGAGCGTCACCACGCCGCGACGTAACCGTCGGCGCGCGGCTCCGTCGCGCCAATCAGAGCGCCGCTTTCAAGACGCTGTATTATCTGCCCGCGTCCGTAATCGATACGGTCGAAGTCCATGCGTATCTCGTGGCCCATCTCGGCGAGCTTCGCCGCTATATGGTTCGGCACGCCCTGCTCAAGACCGACGGAGCGGTCGCGGAACCACTGCCAGCGCGGCGCGTCGAGGGCTTCCTGCGGGTTGAGCGCGAAGTCTATCATGTTGACCGCCGTCTGCACGTGGCCCTGCGGCTGCATGAAGGCCCCCATCACGCCGAACGGGCCGACAGGCTCGCCGCCGCGCGTGATGAAGCCCGGGATTATCGTATGGTACGGCTTTTTGCCCGGTGCGAGGCAGTTCGGCGACTCGGGGTCGAGCGAGAAATTGTTGCCGCGGTTGTGGAGAGTCACGCCCGTTCCCGGCACGCATAGGCCGGAGCCGAAGCCGTGATAGTTGCTCTGTATCATAGAGATCATGCCGCCCTCGCCGTCCGCCGCCGCGAGATAGACGGTGCCGCCCGAGCTCTGCCGCTCGGAGGTAGGCAGTCCGGCGCGCTCCGGGTCTATCAGCGCGGCGCGGCGTTTCGCAAATTCGTCCGACAGCAGCTCCTCGACAGTGCGCCGCATATAGCGCGGGTCGGCGACCTCGGCGAGCGACTCCGCGAATGCGAGCTTCATCGCCTCTATCTGGATATGGTAGCTGCGCGCGCACTCGCGCTCCGCCATTTCGAAATTATTCAGGATGTTGAGCGCCATCAGCGCGGTTATGCCCTGTCCGTTCGGCGGTATCTCCCAGACGTCGTATCCCTTGTAGTTCACGGATATCGGCTCTACCCATTCGGGGCGGAAGGCCGCCAGGTCTTCCAGGCGGAGCCAGCCGCCGCATGATTTCGAAAAAGCGTCTATCGCCTCGGCTGTCTCGCCCTCATAGAAGGCGCGCGCGCCGGTTGCGGCTATCTTGCGCAGCGTCGCGGCCTGCGCGGGATTGCGCCATATTTCGCCGGGCTCGGGCGCGCGGCCCGATAGCGTGAAAGCCGCAAAAATGTGAGAGAACCGGTCTCCGCTGAGATTTTTCTCGAAAGCCGCGAAAGCGCGCTTCCACAGCGAACTCACGGTCGGCGACACGGGAAAACCGTTCTCCGCGTACCACGCTGCGGGTGCGAGGACATCTTCGAGCGGCAGACGGCCGAAGCGGCGGTTGAGCTCCGCCCACGCCGCCGGCGCGCCGGGCACAGTCACGGCCTCCCAGCCGTAGAGCGGCACGCTTGAGCAGCCGCGCGCGCGCAGCGCTTCTGCGTCGGCGAGCGCCGGGGCGCAGCCGCTCGAGTTCAGTCCGTGCAGCTTTCCTCCGTTCCATACGAGGGCGAATGAGTCGCCGCCTATGCCGTTGCTCGTCGGCTCGACGACCGTCAGACAGGCCGCCGTCGCGACCGCCGCGTCCACGGCGTTTCCGCCCTTCTTTATAATGTCGAGCCCGGCCTGCGCCGCGAGGGGCTGCGTAGTCGCGACCATGCCGCGCGCTCCGCAGACGAGAGTGCGGCGCGACGGGTATCTGTAGCTGAAAGGATCGAAATTCAAAGAAAACACCACGCTTCATAAAATTTTAAGAAAGCACGCGGATAGTGTAATAAAAATATCCGCGCGAATCAACGCCCAGCGTCTCCCACGCCCGCGGCGCGCCGC is a window of Cloacibacillus sp. An23 DNA encoding:
- a CDS encoding gamma-glutamyltransferase family protein, translating into MFSLNFDPFSYRYPSRRTLVCGARGMVATTQPLAAQAGLDIIKKGGNAVDAAVATAACLTVVEPTSNGIGGDSFALVWNGGKLHGLNSSGCAPALADAEALRARGCSSVPLYGWEAVTVPGAPAAWAELNRRFGRLPLEDVLAPAAWYAENGFPVSPTVSSLWKRAFAAFEKNLSGDRFSHIFAAFTLSGRAPEPGEIWRNPAQAATLRKIAATGARAFYEGETAEAIDAFSKSCGGWLRLEDLAAFRPEWVEPISVNYKGYDVWEIPPNGQGITALMALNILNNFEMAERECARSYHIQIEAMKLAFAESLAEVADPRYMRRTVEELLSDEFAKRRAALIDPERAGLPTSERQSSGGTVYLAAADGEGGMISMIQSNYHGFGSGLCVPGTGVTLHNRGNNFSLDPESPNCLAPGKKPYHTIIPGFITRGGEPVGPFGVMGAFMQPQGHVQTAVNMIDFALNPQEALDAPRWQWFRDRSVGLEQGVPNHIAAKLAEMGHEIRMDFDRIDYGRGQIIQRLESGALIGATEPRADGYVAAW